Proteins found in one Rhinolophus ferrumequinum isolate MPI-CBG mRhiFer1 chromosome 9, mRhiFer1_v1.p, whole genome shotgun sequence genomic segment:
- the LZIC gene encoding protein LZIC gives MASRGKTETSKLKQNLEEQLDRLMQQLQDLEECREELDTDEYEETKKETLEQLSEFNDSLKKIMSGNMTLVDELSGMQLAIQAAISQAFKTPEVIRLFAKKQPGQLRTRLAEMDRDLMVGKLERDLYTQQKVEILTALRKLGEKLTADDEAFLSANAGAILSQFEKVSTDLGSGDKVLALASFEVEKTKK, from the exons ATGGCTTCCAGAGGAAAGACAGAGACAAGCAAATTAAAGCAGAATTTAGAAGAACAGTTGGATAGACTAATGCAGCAATTACAAGATCTGGAGGAATGCAG AGAGGAACTTGATACAGATGAATATGAAGAAACCAAAAAGGAAACTCTGGAGCAACTAAGCGAATTTAATGattcactgaagaaaataatgtCTGGAAATATGACTTTGGTAGATGAACTAAGTGGAATGCAGCTG GCTATCCAGGCAGCTATCAGCCAGGCCTTTAAAACCCCCGAGGTCATCAGATTGTTCGCAAAGAAACAGCCAGGTCAGCTTCGGACAAGGTTAGCAGAG ATGGATAGAGATCTCATGGTAGGAAAGCTGGAAAGAGACCTGTACACTCAACAGAAAGTGGAGATACTAACAGCTCTCAGAAAACTTGGAGAGAAG ctgACTGCAGATGATGAGGCCTTCCTGTCAGCAAACGCAGGTGCTATCCTTAGCCAGTTTGAGAAAGTCTCCACAGACCTTG GCTCTGGAGACAAAGTTCTTGCTTTGGCAAGTTTTGAggttgaaaaaacaaagaaatga